A region of Cucumis melo cultivar AY chromosome 2, USDA_Cmelo_AY_1.0, whole genome shotgun sequence DNA encodes the following proteins:
- the LOC103487452 gene encoding LOW QUALITY PROTEIN: disease resistance-like protein DSC2 (The sequence of the model RefSeq protein was modified relative to this genomic sequence to represent the inferred CDS: deleted 1 base in 1 codon) → MGSSSVGGAESSSSCSSNLRWSYDVFLSFRGEDTRDKFISHLVVALRQKGVNFFIDDKLDRGHQISKSLLKSIEESRISIIIFSQNYASSTWCLDELVKIIECMRSKKQRVLPVFYNVCPTEVVKQTGSFGEAMAKYETNRLMINKIQPWKEALTTAATLSGWDLPNYWKNEAHLIHDLVEKVSILKQTQLLNVAKHPVGIDSQLKAVEEFASHGVLDNGVNMVGIHGMGGIGKTTLAKALYNKITYEFEACCFLSNVREASEQFNGLVQLQEKLLSEIFKDNNLKVDNVHKGMNIMKDRLCSRKVLIVLDDVDKDDQLDALVGGRDWFGRGSKIIVTTRDRHLLERYSFDKIHPIQLLDYVKSLELFCWHAFKQNHPSRDYLDLSELVVRYCNGLPLALVILGSLLCKRDQKIWKSKLDELKNFPEPGIEAVFQISFKRLEEKMGQTIVRCKSSKPEKRSRLWVAKEAVKMLIEKSGTHKVKAIKLDLRSNRPLIVEAEAFRNMENLRLLILQNAAKFPTNIFKYLPNIKWIEYSSSNVQWYFPISFVVNGGLVGLVINGVSNKHPGIIFEDCKMLKHVDLSYWRLLEETPDFSVALNLEKLYLRSCKRLEMIHGSIASLSKLVTLDLEGCENLEKLPSSFLMLKSLEVLNLSGCIKLKEIPDLSASSSLKELHLRECYNLRIIHDSSVGSLDKLIALKLDSCHLLEELPSCLRLKSLDSLSLTNCYKLEQLPEFDENMKSLREMNLKGTAIRKLPSSIRYLIGLENLNLSYCTNLISLPSEIHLLKSLKELDLHECSRLDMFPSGSSLNFPQQSLFSNLTILDLQNCNISNTDFLENLSNFCTTLKELNLSGNKFCSLPSLQNFSSLRHLELRNCKFLRNIVKIPHCLTRVDASGCELFVISPDYIADIMFRNQDLELRNFKRELIVAYSKIPKFCNNQTTESSTSFSFQQNSDTIIPALVVCVVFKVDEDSCDAEGFIRFQVLIDGYDAYYGRLVWVKIRAYVVTKNSSITIDILERE, encoded by the exons ATGGGTTCTTCTTCTGTTGGTGGAGCAGAATCATCATCGTCTTGTTCTTCAAATTTGAGGTGGAGTTATGATGTGTTTTTGAGTTTTAGAGGAGAGGATACTCGAGACAAGTTCATCAGTCATCTTGTTGTGGCCTTACGTCAAAAGGGcgtcaatttcttcatagatgACAAGCTAGATAGGGGTCACCAAATTTCTAAATCCCTTCTCAAATCTATAGAGGAGTCTAGGATTTCTATCATTATTTTCTCCCAAAATTATGCATCTTCCACGTGGTGTTTGGATGAACTGGTGAAAATAATT GAGTGTATGAGATCGAAGAAACAAAGAGTTCTGCCAGTCTTCTACAACGTTTGTCCGACTGAGGTTGTAAAACAAACTGGTAGTTTTGGTGAAGCAATGgccaaatatgaaacaaatcGGTTAATGATCAACAAGATTCAACCATGGAAGGAGGCTTTGACCACTGCTGCTACTTTGTCTGGTTGGGATCTTCCAAATTATtg GAAGAATGAAGCTCATCTTATTCATGACCTTGTAGAGAAGGTGTCTATATTAAAACAAACACAACTACTAAATGTAGCCAAGCATCCTGTTGGAATTGATTCTCAACTTAAAGCTGTTGAGGAATTCGCCTCCCATGGTGTGTTAGATAATGGTGTCAACATGGTGGGGATACATGGGATGGGAGGGATTGGTAAGACAACTTTGGCCAAAGCTTTATACAACAAAATCACATATGAATTTGAAGCTTGTTGCTTTCTTTCAAATGTTAGAGAAGCTTCAGAGCAATTTAATGGTCTAGTTCAACTGCAAGAAAAATTACTCAGTGAGATCTTTAAGGATAATAACTTGAAGGTTGACAATGTGCACAAAGGAATGAATATCATGAAGGATCGATTGTGCTCAAGGAAAGTTCTTATAGTTTTGGATGACGTGGATAAGGACGATCAATTAGATGCATTGGTAGGTGGACGTGATTGGTTCGGTCGTGGTAGCAAAATCATTGTGACAACAAGAGATAGACATTTACTTGAAAGATATTCATTTGATAAAATACATCCTATTCAATTGTTGGATTATGTCAAATCTCTTGAGCTTTTTTGTTGGCATGCTTTTAAGCAAAATCATCCATCAAGGGATTATTTGGACCTTTCAGAACTTGTTGTACGCTATTGCAACGGTCTTCCTTTAGCTCTTGTTATTTTGGGTTCTCTACTTTGTAAGAGAGACCAAAAAATATGGAAAAGCAAATTAGATGAACTTAAAAACTTCCCGGAACCAGGTATTGAAGCTGTTTTCCAAATAAGTTTTAAGAGGCTTGAAGAAA AAATGGGTCAGACGATTGTACGTTGTAAATCTTCTAAGCCAGAAAAAAGGAGTAGGCTGTGGGTGGCAAAAGAAGCTGTCAAGATGTTGATAGAAAAATCC GGAACTCATAAAGTTAAAGCCATAAAGCTAGACTTGCGCAGCAACCGTCCATTGATTGTTGAAGCAGAAGCATTTAGAAACATGGAAAATCTTAGGTTGCTTATCCTTCAAAATGCAGCAAAATTTCCTACAAATATATTCAAGTATTTACCTAATATTAAGTGGATTGAATACTCATCATCTAATGTTCAATGGTATTTCCCTATAAGCTTTGTTGTGAATGGCGGGCTAGTTGGACTAGTCATAAACGGTGTATCCAACAAACATCCAGGGATTATATTTGAG GATTGCAAAATGTTGAAGCATGTTGATCTGAGTTATTGGCGGTTATTAGAGGAAACTCCTGACTTCTCTGTAGCATTAAACCTTGAAAAATTATATCTTAGAAGTTGCAAACGTTTGGAAATGATTCATGGATCTATTGCTTCTCTTAGTAAGCTTGTTACCTTGGACCTCGAAGGCTGTGAAAATCTAGAAAAGCTTCCAAGTAGCTTCCTCATGTTAAAGTctcttgaagttttgaatctaAGTGGATGCATAAAGCTGAAAGAAATTCCCGATTTATCGGCATCGTCAAGCCTTAAGGAACTACATCTTAGAGAATGCTATAATTTGAGAATAATTCATGACTCT TCCGTTGGATCTCTCGATAAACTTATTGCCTTAAAACTTGATTCTTGCCATCTACTTGAAGAGCTTCCTAGTTGCCTCAGATTGAAGTCTCTTGATTCTTTGAGTCTCACTAACTGCTATAAGCTTGAACAACTTCCAGAATTTGATGAAAATATGAAGTCTTTGAGGGAGATGAATTTGAAAGGTACAGCCATAAGGAAGTTACCCTCATCAATTAGATATCTTATTGGGCTTGAGAATTTGAACCTTAGTTATTGCACAAACCTGATTTCTCTTCCAAGTGAAATTCATTTGTTAAAGAGTCTTAAGGAACTTGATCTTCATGAGTGTTCTAGACTCGACATGTTTCCCTCGGGATCAAGCTTAAATTTTCCCCAACAAAGCTTATTTTCAAACTTGACTATATTGGATCTACAAAATTGCAACATATCAAATACAGATTTTTTGGAAAATTTATCTAATTTCTGCACTACCTTGAAGGAGCTAAATTTGTCCGGAAACAAATTCTGTTCTCTACCTTCCCTCCAAAATTTTTCATCATTGAGGCATCTTGAACTAAGGAATTGTAAGTTTCTTCGAAACATTGTGAAGATTCCACATTGTTTAACCCGAGTGGATGCTAGTGGTTGCGAATTGTTTGTAATAAGTCCTGACTACATTGCCGATATCATGTTCAGAAATCAG GACCTTGAATTAAGGAACTTCAAAAGAGAGCTAATCGTAGCGTACAGCAAGATCCCGAAATTCTGCAACAATCAAACCACAGAAAGTTCAACAAGTTTTAGCTTTCAACAGAATTCAGATACGATCATACCTGCTTTGGTTGTGTGTGTTGTTTTCAAAGTGGATGAAGATTCATGTGATGCTGAGGGTTTTATTCGTTTTCAAGTATTGATTGATGGTTATGATGCCTACTATGGAAGGTTGGTGTGGGTCAAAATCAGAGCATATGTTGTTACTAAGAACTCCTCCATCACAATTGATATACTTGAACGAGAATAA